One genomic segment of Rivularia sp. PCC 7116 includes these proteins:
- a CDS encoding NB-ARC domain-containing protein yields MSSQKLKRKRGVILTPKGLQKLQQAKLKLEADENFGDRYTLEEISERCSLYTGTISKILNREGGVDRKSIEELFECFKSQIEKIDYLSSNTRIDFGEATCASIFFGRTEELSILEQWILDERCRMVAILGIGGIGKTALSVKFIEQIKENFEYVIWRSLQEAPPVEAVLNNLIQFLSDEQITEVDLPESLRDRVSQLINYLRQHRCLLVLDNMESVLRSGSRAGLYREGYEGYGELIRRVGETVHQSCLMLTSREKPKEVASLKGKFLPVRSLSLNGLKTVEGREIFKVKGLSETDGECIKIIERYVGNPLALKIVATTIQDVFDGNISEFFKQNIVVFGNIRELLEQQFSRLSCLEKDIMYWLAINREPVSLSELREDIVTAVSPQKLLEALESLTRRMLIEKSAASFTLQPVVMEYMIHRLVEQVCEEIETGNIDFFRCYALMKATAKDYVKESQIRIIVEPVIDGLFAVLRSKRNIVNQLCQILAQLREESQLEVGYTAGNIINLLNQLQIDLTGYDFSYLTVWQADLRNVKLHDVNFKNANLAKSVFAETFGGVISVAFSPDAKLWAFGDTKGNIYLREVVNGRQVILCRGHTSWVISLAFSPDGRILASGSGDYTLKLWDVETGQCLQTLAGHDNEVWSVAFSPDGSSISSASDDQTVKLWSISTGECLKTFQGHASWVHSVAFSSNGQMIASGSDDQTVKLWDISTGECLKTLQGHQDGIRAIAICSNDRILASSSEDRTVKLWDINTGECLKTLQGHFNEIYSVDISPQGDLLASGSHDQTIKLWDISTGECLKTLQGHSSSVYSIAFNRQGNLLVSGSYDQTAKLWSVGKNQCLRTLRGYTNQVFSVAFSPDGQTLASGSQDSSVRLWDVSTSQSLQTFQGHCAAIWSVAFSPDGQTLASSSEDRTIRLWDVANRNFLKVFQGHRALVCSVAFSPDGQTLASSSEDQTIRLWDIKTGQVLKILQGHRAAVWSIAFSPDGQTLASGSYDQTIKLWDISSGQCKKTLLGHRAWVWSVAFSPDGKLLASTSPDGTIRLWSIKANECLKVLQVNTAWLQLITFSPDNQILAGCNQDFTVELWDVNTGQYLKSLQGHTGRVWSIAFNPKSQTLVSSSEDETIRLWDIRTGDCFKTMKAKKPYDRMNISRITGLTKSTIAMLKTLGGVD; encoded by the coding sequence ATGAGTTCACAAAAATTGAAACGCAAACGCGGTGTCATACTTACGCCGAAAGGGTTACAAAAACTTCAACAGGCTAAGCTTAAGTTGGAAGCAGATGAAAACTTTGGAGATAGGTACACCTTAGAAGAAATAAGTGAACGCTGTAGTTTGTATACTGGTACAATTTCTAAAATATTAAATCGTGAAGGAGGAGTTGATAGAAAGAGTATTGAAGAGCTTTTTGAATGTTTTAAGTCACAAATAGAAAAAATTGACTATTTAAGCTCTAATACTCGTATCGATTTCGGAGAAGCTACTTGTGCATCTATTTTTTTTGGACGCACAGAAGAACTTTCTATTTTAGAGCAATGGATTCTTGATGAGCGTTGCCGAATGGTGGCAATCTTGGGAATAGGAGGTATCGGTAAAACTGCTTTATCTGTCAAGTTTATAGAACAGATTAAAGAAAATTTTGAGTATGTTATTTGGCGATCGCTACAAGAAGCTCCACCCGTTGAAGCAGTCTTGAATAACCTGATCCAGTTTTTGTCTGATGAGCAGATAACAGAAGTTGACTTACCAGAAAGCCTACGTGATAGAGTATCGCAACTGATTAATTATCTGCGGCAGCATCGCTGTTTGCTCGTACTGGATAATATGGAGTCGGTTTTGCGTAGTGGTAGTCGAGCGGGACTTTATCGAGAGGGATATGAGGGGTATGGTGAACTTATAAGACGAGTGGGAGAAACAGTTCACCAAAGCTGCTTGATGTTAACTAGTCGGGAAAAGCCCAAAGAAGTGGCATCCCTAAAAGGAAAATTTCTACCAGTTCGCTCCTTATCATTAAATGGTTTAAAGACAGTAGAAGGGCGAGAAATATTTAAGGTCAAGGGGTTAAGTGAAACAGACGGTGAATGTATAAAGATAATTGAGCGCTATGTAGGTAATCCATTAGCCTTGAAGATAGTTGCTACGACTATTCAAGATGTCTTTGATGGTAATATATCTGAATTTTTCAAACAAAATATAGTTGTTTTTGGTAACATTCGCGAGCTTTTAGAGCAGCAGTTTTCACGCTTGTCATGTTTAGAAAAAGATATAATGTACTGGTTGGCGATCAATCGTGAGCCAGTTTCGCTATCAGAATTAAGAGAAGATATCGTAACAGCAGTATCACCACAAAAATTATTGGAAGCGCTCGAATCTCTTACCAGACGTATGTTAATTGAGAAAAGCGCAGCTAGTTTCACATTACAACCTGTAGTCATGGAGTATATGATTCATCGATTAGTAGAGCAGGTTTGTGAAGAGATTGAAACTGGAAATATCGACTTTTTCAGGTGCTATGCTTTAATGAAGGCGACTGCAAAAGACTACGTAAAAGAAAGCCAAATTCGCATCATCGTTGAACCAGTTATTGATGGGTTGTTCGCAGTTTTAAGAAGCAAAAGAAACATAGTAAATCAGCTATGCCAAATTTTAGCACAGTTACGAGAAGAATCTCAGTTAGAAGTAGGGTATACGGCTGGAAATATTATCAATTTGCTTAATCAACTACAGATAGATTTAACCGGCTATGACTTTTCTTATTTGACTGTTTGGCAAGCAGATTTGCGGAATGTGAAACTACATGATGTGAATTTTAAAAATGCTAATTTAGCTAAGTCTGTGTTTGCCGAAACATTTGGTGGGGTTATATCAGTAGCCTTTAGTCCTGATGCTAAACTTTGGGCTTTTGGTGACACCAAGGGTAACATTTACTTGCGAGAGGTTGTGAACGGCAGACAAGTTATTCTTTGTCGTGGGCATACTAGCTGGGTTATATCACTTGCCTTTAGTCCTGATGGTAGAATTCTTGCCAGTGGTAGTGGTGATTACACGCTGAAGCTATGGGATGTTGAAACAGGTCAATGCTTGCAAACTTTAGCAGGACATGATAATGAGGTTTGGTCAGTCGCCTTTAGTCCTGATGGTAGCTCAATATCAAGTGCTAGTGATGACCAGACTGTTAAGCTATGGAGTATCAGTACTGGTGAATGCCTTAAAACATTTCAAGGACACGCAAGTTGGGTACATTCAGTTGCTTTTAGTTCAAATGGGCAGATGATAGCAAGTGGTAGTGATGACCAAACGGTGAAATTATGGGATATCAGTACTGGTGAATGCCTCAAAACCTTGCAGGGACACCAAGATGGGATACGGGCAATTGCGATCTGCTCAAACGATCGGATACTTGCAAGTAGCAGTGAAGATCGCACGGTGAAGTTATGGGATATCAATACTGGTGAATGCCTTAAAACCTTGCAGGGACATTTCAATGAAATATATTCAGTTGATATTAGTCCTCAAGGCGATCTCTTAGCTAGTGGTAGTCATGACCAGACAATTAAATTATGGGATATCAGTACTGGTGAATGTCTCAAAACCTTGCAGGGACATTCAAGCTCAGTATATTCGATTGCTTTTAATCGACAAGGCAATTTACTAGTAAGTGGCAGTTACGATCAGACGGCAAAGCTATGGAGTGTTGGCAAAAATCAATGCTTGAGAACCTTACGAGGGTATACTAATCAGGTATTTTCAGTTGCCTTTAGTCCTGATGGGCAGACCTTAGCAAGTGGCAGTCAGGACTCTTCGGTGAGGTTATGGGATGTCAGCACAAGTCAAAGCCTACAAACTTTTCAGGGGCATTGTGCAGCTATTTGGTCAGTTGCCTTTAGTCCTGACGGTCAAACGCTCGCAAGCAGCAGTGAAGATCGAACGATAAGGTTGTGGGATGTAGCGAATCGTAACTTCCTGAAAGTTTTTCAGGGACATCGTGCTTTAGTCTGCTCAGTTGCCTTTAGTCCTGACGGTCAAACACTCGCTAGCAGCAGCGAAGATCAAACGATAAGGTTGTGGGATATTAAAACTGGTCAAGTATTGAAAATTCTCCAAGGACATCGTGCAGCAGTTTGGTCAATTGCCTTTAGTCCCGACGGTCAAACATTAGCTAGTGGGAGTTATGACCAGACGATAAAGTTATGGGATATTAGTTCTGGTCAATGCAAAAAAACATTGCTAGGTCATAGGGCTTGGGTTTGGTCAGTTGCCTTTAGTCCTGATGGTAAGCTACTGGCAAGTACTAGTCCTGATGGGACAATAAGATTGTGGAGTATTAAGGCTAATGAATGTCTCAAAGTTTTACAAGTCAACACAGCTTGGTTGCAGTTAATTACTTTTAGTCCAGATAACCAGATACTAGCAGGTTGCAACCAAGATTTTACGGTTGAGTTATGGGATGTTAATACGGGACAATACCTTAAAAGCTTGCAGGGACATACAGGTAGGGTTTGGTCAATCGCTTTTAATCCTAAGAGTCAAACTCTAGTTAGCAGTAGTGAAGATGAGACAATTCGGCTATGGGATATAAGAACAGGTGATTGCTTTAAAACAATGAAAGCAAAGAAACCTTACGACCGTATGAATATTAGCAGAATTACAGGTTTAACTAAATCGACTATTGCTATGCTGAAAACGTTAGGAGGAGTTGATTGA